One genomic region from Microcella humidisoli encodes:
- a CDS encoding class I SAM-dependent DNA methyltransferase, with amino-acid sequence MARLAWNEIQARAAAFAEEWSGETYEKGESQSFWAAFLEVFGINRRRAGGYFEYAVKLDGGRRGFIDMFLPGRLLAEQKSAGRDLNVARGQAFEYLDGLDDHDLPQAVVLSDFASFQHIDLDTRVVTEFALQDLPKHVRLFGPLIEQQSIKAEEASPVNRQAAERMAELHNALETAGYVGHKLELFLVRLVFCLFSEDAGIFEPKQFRDYVRHRTSEDGTDVGPRLSKLFEVLNTPEDQRSKNIDEDLARFPYVNGGLFAEVTAAPDFDANMRFALLLASQPDWRKVSPAIFGAMFQGVMDGDARHELGAHYTSEENILRVIKPLFLDDLYTEFEQARRSQQSAARLAAFHDKIAELNFLDPACGSGNFLIVAYRELRRLEMKVLEAKAKHSTMVFLATDFRVRVEQFYGIEIDEFPAQIARTAMWLTDHQMNTEAAQKIGHDYSRLPLTEGAHIVNANALTTEWSSVIDAHELDFIFGNPPFLGSRTMDRGQKAELKAVANGYPQSGFLDFVTGWYILADRMMEANPAIQTAFVSTNSISQGEQPGILWPRLYQRGNHITFAHRTFRWTNAARGVAAVHCVIVGFARTKREPAQLFDYPDIAGEPVLDLVQSISPYLIAGGEFVVSNRQEQISGAPRMAFGNMPADGGHLLLLPHERDELLAAEPDAAKWILPYIGAKEFLQGNERFTLWLKGISPAQLRAMPLVAARIAATREVRSASARPGLADTPHLFAQITQSPHTTVLAIPRVSSERRPYVPMQFFGPGNVIADSCLAIEGATEDVFALLTSAMHNDWLRTVGGRLESRLRYSKDVVYNNFVLPPISDAERAHLAELGRAVLGARALYPDSTLADLYDPVVMPIELRTAHTAIDAYVDRLYRTEGFGSADERVAHLLELVQEKEARTAKSGLTSPVGGAAD; translated from the coding sequence GTGGCGAGATTGGCATGGAACGAGATTCAGGCGCGCGCTGCGGCCTTTGCCGAAGAGTGGTCCGGCGAGACGTATGAGAAGGGCGAAAGCCAGTCGTTCTGGGCGGCTTTCCTCGAAGTCTTCGGCATCAACAGACGCCGCGCCGGCGGCTACTTCGAGTACGCCGTCAAGCTCGACGGAGGGCGTCGAGGCTTCATCGACATGTTCCTCCCGGGCCGCCTGCTCGCGGAGCAGAAGTCGGCCGGCCGTGACCTGAACGTCGCGCGTGGCCAAGCGTTCGAATACCTCGATGGGCTCGACGACCACGACCTTCCGCAGGCAGTGGTGCTGTCCGATTTCGCATCGTTCCAGCACATTGACCTCGATACGCGAGTTGTCACCGAGTTCGCACTGCAGGATCTCCCCAAGCATGTGCGTCTTTTCGGCCCCCTCATCGAGCAGCAGAGCATCAAGGCCGAGGAAGCTTCGCCGGTCAACCGGCAGGCCGCGGAGCGAATGGCCGAACTCCACAACGCACTCGAGACTGCCGGCTATGTCGGCCACAAGCTTGAGCTGTTTCTCGTGCGGCTGGTGTTTTGTCTCTTCTCTGAGGACGCCGGCATCTTCGAGCCGAAGCAGTTCCGCGACTACGTGCGCCACAGAACCTCTGAGGACGGCACCGACGTTGGCCCGCGGCTATCGAAGTTGTTCGAAGTGCTGAACACGCCAGAGGATCAACGCTCGAAGAACATTGACGAAGACCTGGCGCGCTTTCCGTACGTGAACGGCGGACTCTTCGCGGAGGTGACCGCAGCGCCGGACTTCGACGCAAACATGCGCTTCGCACTGTTACTCGCCTCCCAGCCGGACTGGCGCAAGGTCTCCCCCGCAATCTTCGGCGCCATGTTCCAAGGGGTCATGGATGGCGACGCGCGCCACGAGCTTGGTGCGCACTACACCAGCGAGGAGAACATCCTCCGCGTCATCAAGCCGCTATTCCTGGATGACCTCTACACGGAGTTCGAACAAGCTCGCCGATCACAGCAAAGCGCTGCCCGCCTGGCCGCGTTCCACGACAAGATCGCTGAACTCAACTTCCTGGACCCGGCGTGCGGCTCCGGAAACTTTCTGATCGTCGCCTACCGCGAGCTGCGACGCCTCGAGATGAAGGTCCTGGAGGCAAAGGCGAAGCACTCAACGATGGTGTTCCTCGCGACGGATTTCCGAGTGCGGGTCGAGCAGTTCTACGGCATCGAGATCGATGAGTTCCCGGCGCAGATTGCCCGCACGGCGATGTGGCTCACGGATCACCAAATGAACACTGAGGCGGCCCAGAAGATCGGCCACGACTACTCCAGGCTGCCGCTCACCGAGGGTGCTCACATCGTCAACGCGAATGCGCTGACCACTGAGTGGTCGAGCGTCATCGACGCTCACGAGCTCGACTTCATCTTCGGCAACCCGCCTTTCCTGGGTTCTCGGACCATGGACAGGGGCCAGAAAGCAGAGTTGAAGGCTGTGGCAAACGGGTACCCGCAGTCAGGGTTCCTCGATTTCGTCACAGGTTGGTACATCCTGGCCGACCGGATGATGGAAGCAAACCCTGCGATTCAGACCGCGTTCGTGTCAACGAACTCGATCAGTCAGGGCGAGCAGCCCGGCATCCTGTGGCCGCGGCTGTACCAGCGTGGCAACCACATCACCTTCGCCCACCGCACCTTCCGGTGGACGAACGCAGCTCGAGGCGTCGCCGCGGTGCATTGCGTGATCGTCGGGTTCGCGAGAACCAAGCGGGAGCCGGCTCAGCTGTTCGACTACCCCGATATTGCTGGCGAACCGGTCCTCGATCTTGTCCAGTCGATCAGTCCCTACTTGATCGCCGGTGGCGAGTTCGTGGTGTCCAACCGTCAAGAGCAGATCAGCGGAGCTCCACGGATGGCCTTCGGGAATATGCCCGCTGACGGCGGCCACTTGCTGCTGTTGCCGCACGAGCGCGACGAGCTCCTGGCAGCCGAACCCGACGCCGCGAAATGGATTCTGCCGTACATCGGCGCGAAAGAGTTCCTGCAAGGCAACGAACGATTCACGCTCTGGCTGAAAGGAATCTCTCCGGCGCAACTGAGGGCGATGCCCCTGGTCGCCGCGCGCATCGCAGCAACACGCGAGGTCCGGTCCGCATCAGCCAGACCGGGCCTTGCCGACACCCCGCACCTGTTCGCCCAGATCACCCAGTCGCCCCACACCACAGTGCTGGCGATCCCGCGAGTGTCGTCGGAACGCAGGCCGTATGTGCCGATGCAGTTCTTCGGGCCCGGGAACGTCATCGCCGATTCGTGCCTCGCGATCGAAGGCGCGACTGAAGACGTCTTTGCTCTGCTGACGAGCGCTATGCACAACGACTGGCTTCGCACCGTTGGCGGTCGACTCGAGAGTCGGCTGCGGTACTCGAAAGACGTCGTCTACAACAACTTCGTACTGCCACCGATCTCAGACGCCGAGAGAGCACACTTAGCTGAGCTTGGTCGAGCTGTGCTTGGCGCTCGGGCGTTGTACCCGGATTCGACACTCGCTGATCTCTACGATCCCGTCGTCATGCCCATCGAGCTGCGCACCGCGCACACCGCGATCGACGCCTACGTAGATCGTCTCTATCGAACAGAAGGCTTCGGCTCGGCCGACGAGCGAGTTGCTCATCTGCTAGAGCTCGTGCAAGAGAAGGAAGCACGAACGGCGAAGTCGGGACTGACGTCACCTGTCGGTGGAGCCGCTGACTAA
- a CDS encoding recombinase family protein, whose amino-acid sequence MVVWKLDRLDRNTRNVLELLETIGSKESTLRSHQGHQHRWPHGGSHADGKDRLRAARA is encoded by the coding sequence GTGGTCGTATGGAAGCTCGACCGGCTCGATCGGAACACGCGCAATGTCCTCGAGCTCCTCGAGACAATTGGGAGCAAAGAATCGACGTTGCGCTCTCACCAAGGGCATCAGCACCGGTGGCCCCATGGAGGAAGCCATGCTGACGGTAAAGACCGCCTTCGCGCCGCTCGAGCGTGA
- a CDS encoding recombinase family protein: MTTFAYIRTSTAEQNNAHQRDAIAAAAIPEKYVDNDEGIFGTLVTLPQLVALLD; encoded by the coding sequence GTGACGACCTTCGCCTATATCCGGACCAGCACAGCGGAGCAGAACAACGCCCATCAGCGCGACGCCATCGCAGCCGCCGCCATCCCCGAGAAGTACGTCGATAACGACGAAGGGATCTTTGGAACGCTCGTGACCCTTCCGCAGCTCGTTGCGCTACTCGATTGA